TTAACTTGGGGATTGAACCGCTTTAAAAAGAATCGAATATTTAAAGTATATATTTTCTTAAAAAATAAAAAATGTAGGGATAAAATACATTGATTTATCAATATATAACCGTTTATTTTAGTACTTATTTGAAATGAAATAAAATTACTTTTATACTATATATATCTTAAAATTGAGGTGGAATAAAAGTGTATTTTAAAAAAAGAAAGCCCATGGCTTTTCTTAGGATTTTATTTTTTATCGGCTTACTATTTGGATTAAGTATGAAGACATATCAATCGGTTGAAGCACAAGCGGAAGACACGCCTACTTATACGATTGTCACCGATACATCCTATGCACCCTTTGAATTTATTGATGGGGATGGTGAGTTGGTCGGGATTGATATTGAATTGTTAGCTGCAATTGCTGCCGATCAAGGGTTTGAATATGAATTTGAAATGTTACCCTTTAGTTCGGCTTTACAAGCTCTCGAATCTAATCAAGCCGATGGCATGATCGCAGGGATGGGGATAACGGAAGAAAGAGAAGCCTCCTTTGATTTCTCAGACCCTTACTTTACCGGTGGATCAATGTTTGCGGTGGATGCACGAACAGATATTGAATCCCTAGAAGAGTTACGTGGTGAACGGATTGCTGTAAAAATTGGAACAACAGGCGAGATTATTGCCAATGAGTTAGCCGAAGAATATGATTTTACAGTAACGGGTTTTGAAGATTCCGTTAATATGTATCAAGAAGTTCAGTCAGGCAATAGTACGGCTGTTATCGAAGATTTTCCTGTGATGCAATATGCCGTCAACACGGGTACAGTTGATTTCCGTTTGATTGGCGAAGAAATGGAAGCTATCCCTTTTGGTTTTGCGGTAAATAAAGGCCAAAATGCGGACTTACTTGCCATGTTTAACCAAGGTTTAGCCAACATTCAAGCGTCAGGTGAGTACGATGCCATTTTAGAACGTTATTTAGGTGAGAATGCTGCCATAGAAGAAGTGGATAATTCCTTCTTCGGTCAAATTCGGCAAAATTGGCGGGCTTTAGCCAGTGGATTATGGACAACCATTTGGATTACCTTAGTTTCATTTTCGATTGCG
This window of the Fundicoccus culcitae genome carries:
- a CDS encoding ABC transporter substrate-binding protein/permease, which produces MYFKKRKPMAFLRILFFIGLLFGLSMKTYQSVEAQAEDTPTYTIVTDTSYAPFEFIDGDGELVGIDIELLAAIAADQGFEYEFEMLPFSSALQALESNQADGMIAGMGITEEREASFDFSDPYFTGGSMFAVDARTDIESLEELRGERIAVKIGTTGEIIANELAEEYDFTVTGFEDSVNMYQEVQSGNSTAVIEDFPVMQYAVNTGTVDFRLIGEEMEAIPFGFAVNKGQNADLLAMFNQGLANIQASGEYDAILERYLGENAAIEEVDNSFFGQIRQNWRALASGLWTTIWITLVSFSIALILGIILGLMRSGTSKLLAGIALVYIDIMRGVPLLVLAFFIYFGVPSALGINFTAPVAGILTLSLNAAAYVAENVRGGIAAVNKGQAEASRSLGLSYSTTMRKIILPQAFKIMIPSFINQFVITLKDTSILSVIGLVELTQTGRIIIARTYQSGSMWLIIGLIYIILITILTKISNRLEKGLN